The Hermetia illucens chromosome 2, iHerIll2.2.curated.20191125, whole genome shotgun sequence genomic interval TATTCCAGCGATCCAAATGAGTTAGGGTACAACGAGGAGAATTTTCTCAACCTCGAAGAGCGATTTCAAGACACTTTAATATTTCTCGCTGAATGCCGTTCAAAGCTAGAGCCTAGCATAGCTACCGCTTCTAGGGCCTTTCCAAGCATCAACTTACCACACGTGACAATTCCTACCTTTGACGGCGATTATGCACAATGGCAATCTTTTCACGACCTATTCCGCCAGATGATTCACGAGCAGCAATTGGGAAATGCTCAGAAAATGTGGTATTTGAAGAGCAATCTAAAGGGTGAAGCAGAGCGACTTATACGTCATCTGCCCATCACTGACTAAAATTATGACATTGCATGGACAACGCTAACAAACCGCTACAGCAATCAACGATTGAGGGTAGCCACGCTATTGGATAGGCTCACACAACAGCCGATGATTACTTCGGATTCCCCCAGTGCTTTGAAAAAACTTCATGACATTACGAAGGAATGTCTAGCAGGACTCAAGAACTTTAATATCAATATAGCTAGTTGGGATCCcattttattacatattttacTGAAGAAGTTAGACAAGGTTACGCACGCCTTATACGAACAAACTTTGACTTCACCACGAGAACTGCAGCCGGTTGATGCATTTCTCGCGTTTTTGGAAAGACGCTTTCAGTCTTTAGAGGCCTTGTGTAACGACAAGAGGAGTACGACTCAAAACAAACCTACAAACCGAACCTCGGCTTTAATATCCACCAAGGACAGTCAATCTTTACAGTGCAAAAACTGCAAGGGAAGCCATCGAATCTACACATGTGAAGCTTTTAAACAATTGTCCATCTGGGATCGAGTAGCCAAAATCAAGCAGCTGAGGCTATGTTTGAATTGCCTACGGGAAGGACATCGAAGTGCACAGTGTAGCGCAGGAAGTTGTCTTAAATGTGGCAAGAAGCACAACACTCTACTACATATGGACGCCAACAATCAAGACAAAACAACGCCCTCTATCACCACAATTCAAACAGCCAACGCCACCAAGCAAGGTCAAGTATCAAGTATTGTACAGGACAAGGGTTCTACAAATGTCAACCATTCTATTGCATTATCAACGGAAATATCAGCATCAGAGGGACCTTTTGTTCTATTAGCTACTGCACTCATCAAGGTGATAAACCAAAAGGGCAAGTCGATAGAAATAAGAGCTCTGCTGGATAGTGGCTCCCAAATAAACATAATTACAGAAACGGCTGTGAGAAAGCTGGGACTACAACCAACTAGTTACCATATACACATTCGTGGTCTGGGCGGAGCGTCGCAACAATCGCAAGAGATGGTAACGTTGTCATTGCAATCAAGAATCACTACGTTTGCACGGAAGATAGACGCTATAGTTTTACCACATATAACATCCTCTCAACCATCGCAAGGTCTGAATTCAAGGAACTGGGCCATACCCGGCAATATTCAGCTTGCCGATCCTCATTTTGACCGGGAAGGGCGTATTGATCTACTTCTCGGAGCTGACATCTACTACGAACTATTAGCTACAGGGCAGATGCGGCTATCAAGGAACCTGCCACTGCTGCAAAACACGGTCTTTGGCTGGATAATTGCTGGAAGGGTTGCAACATCCTATCAGAAAGACGTTACATGTGGCATCCTCAACACCGATGATTCCAAGCTCAGCGAGCAGATCGAGCGTTTTTGGAAATTGGAGGAACCAGAATCTACAGAGAACCTTGCGATGACAACACAAGAAATAAagtgtgaaaatcattttgctCAAACCATGAAACGAACGAACAATGGACGTTTCATTGTGAAACTGCCTTTCAAGGTGGATCCAGCAAAACTCGGCAAATCTAGGGGCAATGCGGAGAGGCGACTTTTCAAATTAGAATGGAGATTAGCACGAAACCCAGAACTACGCAAACAGTACAATGAATTTATGGACGAATACAAGCAACTGGGGCATATGACGGAAATAGATGAAGGAAGTATTCCGAGTCTTCATTACTTTCTTCCCCATCATAGCGTTCTGAAGCCAGAGAGCACCACCACTAAACTTAGAGTAGTTTTTGACGCCTCTTCGGAAACCTCTTCTGGATACAGTTTGAACGATGTACTTGCTACAGGCCCtaccatccaatccgaattATTTACCATTCTAGTACGATTTCGGCTGCCTTGCTTTGTTTTTACTGCTGACATCGAAAAGATGTATCGACAAGTCCAGGTGTCGGAGGAAGACAAGAGATTTCAACTAATTCTATGGCGAAATGAGCCTAATGAACCTATAAGATGTTATCAGCTGAACACGGTCACATATGGTATTTCCTCTGCACCATATCTAGCCACCAAATGCCTACAAGAATTGTCATCACAGACAACGCACAAATACCCATCCGGTTCGACTGCATTAAGACGGGATTTTTATATGGACGATGTGATGTCAGGTGCAAACACCTTGACAGAAGCTATTGAGACGCAACATCAACTTCGCACAATCTTGCAATCAGCCGGCTTTAAGCTTCGAAAGTGGTGTGCAAACAACAAGAATCTTTTAAACAACATTCCTGTTGAAGATCAGGCACTCCAACTGGACATAACCCAAGAAAGGGAGGAAAACGTAAAGACACTAGGATTAGTTTGGACTCCTAAGACagatgaatttcaaattaaatgccCATACACGGAATCTAAGAAAGTAACAAAGAGATCAGCGCTATCGGATATCGCTCATCTGTTCGATCCGCTAGGATTGATGGCACCAGTTACAGTTACTGCTAAAATCTTCCTTCAAAGGCTGTGGAGTCTCAAAATAGGTTGGGATGAAGAAATTCCTTTAGAACTACAGGCGGAATggtcaaaatattataatgaCTTGCAGGGGCTGAATCAAATTAAGGTACCTCGTCACATATTTGGAGGGAAGGTACCTGAAAAAATACAGTTACATGTCTTTTCGGAcgcttcggaaaaggcgtatgGTGCAGCGGTATATTTACGAGCTATTCAGTCAGATGGGGTTCGCACAGTTCGTCTTTTATGTGCAAAGTCGAAGGTGGCACCATTAAAACGAGTGACCCTACCAAGATTGGAATTGTGTGCAGCAAGGCTAGCAGCTGAACTCGCTCATCGGCTTAAACGGGACATAGAAATTCCAGACTATAATTGCTTTTACTGGACCGACTCCG includes:
- the LOC119648631 gene encoding uncharacterized protein LOC119648631 → MITSDSPSALKKLHDITKECLAGLKNFNINIASWDPILLHILLKKLDKVTHALYEQTLTSPRELQPVDAFLAFLERRFQSLEALCNDKRSTTQNKPTNRTSALISTKDSQSLQCKNCKGSHRIYTCEAFKQLSIWDRVAKIKQLRLCLNCLREGHRSAQCSAGSCLKCGKKHNTLLHMDANNQDKTTPSITTIQTANATKQGQVSSIVQDKGSTNVNHSIALSTEISASEGPFVLLATALIKVINQKGKSIEIRALLDSGSQINIITETAVRKLGLQPTSYHIHIRGLGGASQQSQEMVTLSLQSRITTFARKIDAIVLPHITSSQPSQGLNSRNWAIPGNIQLADPHFDREGRIDLLLGADIYYELLATGQMRLSRNLPLLQNTVFGWIIAGRVATSYQKDVTCGILNTDDSKLSEQIERFWKLEEPESTENLAMTTQEIKCENHFAQTMKRTNNGRFIVKLPFKVDPAKLGKSRGNAERRLFKLEWRLARNPELRKQYNEFMDEYKQLGHMTEIDEGSIPSLHYFLPHHSVLKPESTTTKLRVVFDASSETSSGYSLNDVLATGPTIQSELFTILVRFRLPCFVFTADIEKMYRQVQVSEEDKRFQLILWRNEPNEPIRCYQLNTVTYGISSAPYLATKCLQELSSQTTHKYPSGSTALRRDFYMDDVMSGANTLTEAIETQHQLRTILQSAGFKLRKWCANNKNLLNNIPVEDQALQLDITQEREENVKTLGLVWTPKTDEFQIKCPYTESKKVTKRSALSDIAHLFDPLGLMAPVTVTAKIFLQRLWSLKIGWDEEIPLELQAEWSKYYNDLQGLNQIKVPRHIFGGKVPEKIQLHVFSDASEKAYGAAVYLRAIQSDGVRTVRLLCAKSKVAPLKRVTLPRLELCAARLAAELAHRLKRDIEIPDYNCFYWTDSEIVLNWINAEASSFYTFVANRVAAIQQKSSPIPPPNPPP